From Pseudonocardia autotrophica, one genomic window encodes:
- a CDS encoding cytochrome P450, producing the protein MPALSQLVALDQDTLRCPADTYEELRRRGVHHAPEIDAYVVARHDDVVRVLRDQSVFSSRNTVGRIPPPADPDRPTLSPLLLLSDDPVHAHRRKIVNRAFTPARIAVWEPRVREIAEQHVERLRDLPDVDLVRDLAALLPVRVIALVLGVPQDDVDRFRAWSEEITSSVGNHDVDPVRRDQVQAEFAGYVSALLDRRDEHPESSVLAQIAAAEAAGELTRHQCVSFVAELLIAGNITTTHHLSSSIALLAIDPSTADRLRADRGLVTPFVEESLRLESPIQGFYRFVTTDTEIGGVPVPEGSRVFVLYASANRDDDAWPQCPHMQLDRPNPAAHLAFGKGAHACIGASLARLEGRVVVETLLERLASLELRVAPDEIRYGASFVNHGPVSLPARLTFRNEPDRAAQEWGPTR; encoded by the coding sequence GTGCCTGCGCTGTCCCAGCTCGTCGCACTCGACCAGGACACCCTGCGCTGTCCGGCCGACACCTACGAGGAGCTGCGCCGCCGCGGCGTGCATCACGCCCCCGAGATCGACGCCTACGTCGTCGCCCGGCACGACGACGTGGTCCGGGTGCTCCGAGACCAGAGCGTGTTCTCCTCCCGCAACACCGTCGGCCGGATCCCGCCGCCCGCCGACCCGGACCGGCCCACCCTGTCGCCGCTGCTCCTACTGTCCGACGACCCGGTGCACGCGCATCGCCGCAAGATCGTCAACCGGGCGTTCACACCTGCCCGGATCGCGGTCTGGGAACCCCGGGTCCGCGAGATCGCCGAGCAGCACGTCGAGCGGTTGCGGGACCTCCCGGATGTCGATCTCGTACGCGACCTGGCCGCTCTGCTGCCGGTGCGGGTGATCGCGCTGGTGCTGGGCGTCCCGCAGGACGACGTCGACCGGTTCCGGGCCTGGTCGGAGGAGATCACCAGCTCGGTCGGCAACCACGACGTCGACCCGGTGCGCCGTGACCAGGTCCAGGCCGAGTTCGCCGGCTACGTCTCGGCGCTGCTCGACCGCCGCGACGAGCATCCGGAGTCGAGCGTGCTCGCCCAGATCGCCGCCGCCGAGGCCGCCGGGGAGCTGACCCGCCACCAGTGCGTGAGCTTCGTGGCCGAGCTGCTGATCGCCGGCAACATCACCACGACCCACCACCTGTCGAGCAGCATCGCCCTGCTCGCCATCGACCCGTCCACGGCCGACCGGCTACGCGCCGATCGCGGCCTGGTCACCCCGTTCGTCGAGGAGTCGCTGCGGCTCGAGTCGCCGATCCAGGGCTTCTACCGGTTCGTCACCACCGACACCGAGATCGGCGGCGTGCCCGTCCCCGAGGGGTCCCGGGTCTTCGTGCTGTACGCGTCGGCGAACCGGGACGACGACGCCTGGCCGCAGTGCCCGCACATGCAGCTCGACCGGCCCAATCCCGCGGCGCACCTCGCCTTCGGCAAGGGCGCCCACGCCTGTATCGGGGCGTCACTGGCCCGGCTGGAGGGCCGGGTCGTCGTCGAGACGCTGCTGGAGCGGCTCGCCTCGCTCGAACTGAGGGTGGCCCCCGATGAGATCCGGTACGGGGCGAGCTTCGTCAACCACGGGCCGGTGAGTCTGCCGGCCCGCCTGACCTTCCGGAACGAACCGGACCGAGCCGCACAGGAGTGGGGACCGACCCGATGA
- a CDS encoding ABC transporter permease codes for MLPLILVCGFLFAVPIGMLVIGAFRNAPPGLPAQWSLEAFRTTYTDPASYSTLQNSILLAGGGTLLSTVVALLLAFLVTRTNTPLRGVVTAAMVLVVALPPLFYAISWGMLGNATTGLLNTTWRSLAGTDGVLFDANSWAGLLLVSTVKGAAFSYLLLLGPFRAIDRSLEEAAQVSGAGRLRTLLGIDLVVLAPAITGVVILSFVIGLESFDVPLFLGTPAGIDVFSTQIYGQITNMTPANYGGASALSLLLVVVVMALVAIQWKVLGRRNYTTVSGKSYRTEVWNIGPWRWAGTAFIAVYLLLAILLPLLQLVLGSLQPFFGGTVYSLTNYEQLLSDPSTVTALRTTLLVALVGGLIAMALALLVVYAIAHNESRWRRVLDLLTWLPWAVPGVVLGLGMAWMYVSIPGLRNLYGSVVVVMTGLVVTAIPIATRAVQPAVGQITRELEEASRVSGASPLRMFAGIVLPLIMPSFLAGWFVVAIVISGNLAIPILLSSAQNPTVPLLVYELYTQGQASRAAALFTIVLAALLVGLVVMGGGARLLRRRFGPAPTAATAPPDDPAHPPPPGGGAPDPHDVAAGIPGTTHTEGPRR; via the coding sequence ATGCTCCCGCTGATCCTGGTCTGCGGGTTCCTGTTCGCCGTACCGATCGGGATGCTGGTGATCGGTGCGTTCCGGAACGCACCGCCGGGGCTCCCGGCGCAGTGGTCGCTGGAGGCGTTCCGGACCACCTACACCGATCCCGCGTCGTACTCCACGCTGCAGAACTCGATCCTGCTCGCCGGTGGCGGGACACTGCTCTCCACCGTCGTCGCGCTGCTGCTCGCCTTCCTCGTCACCCGCACGAACACCCCGTTGCGCGGTGTGGTGACAGCGGCGATGGTGCTGGTCGTCGCCCTGCCGCCGCTGTTCTACGCGATCAGCTGGGGAATGCTGGGCAACGCCACCACCGGGCTGCTCAACACGACCTGGCGGAGCCTCGCCGGCACCGACGGCGTGCTCTTCGACGCCAACTCGTGGGCCGGACTGTTGCTGGTCTCGACGGTGAAGGGCGCCGCCTTCAGCTACCTGCTGCTACTCGGGCCGTTCCGGGCCATCGACCGCAGCCTGGAGGAGGCCGCGCAGGTCTCGGGGGCCGGCCGGCTGCGCACCTTGCTCGGCATCGACCTGGTCGTGCTGGCCCCGGCCATCACCGGTGTCGTGATCCTCAGCTTCGTGATCGGCCTCGAGTCGTTCGACGTCCCGCTGTTCCTGGGCACCCCCGCTGGGATCGACGTGTTCTCCACCCAGATCTACGGACAGATCACGAACATGACGCCGGCGAACTACGGCGGGGCCAGCGCGCTCTCGCTGCTGCTGGTCGTCGTGGTGATGGCTCTGGTGGCGATCCAGTGGAAAGTGCTGGGCAGGCGCAACTACACCACGGTGTCCGGCAAGAGCTACCGCACCGAGGTCTGGAACATCGGCCCGTGGCGCTGGGCCGGCACCGCCTTCATCGCCGTCTACCTGCTGCTCGCGATCCTGCTCCCGCTGCTGCAGCTGGTCCTGGGCAGTCTGCAACCGTTCTTCGGCGGCACCGTGTACTCGCTGACCAACTACGAGCAGCTGCTCAGCGACCCGAGCACGGTCACCGCACTGCGCACCACCCTGCTGGTGGCGCTGGTGGGCGGCCTGATCGCGATGGCGCTCGCCCTGCTGGTGGTCTACGCCATCGCGCACAACGAGTCGCGCTGGCGGCGGGTCCTCGACCTGCTGACCTGGCTGCCCTGGGCGGTGCCCGGGGTGGTGCTGGGCCTCGGGATGGCCTGGATGTACGTGAGCATCCCCGGGCTGCGCAACCTCTACGGGTCGGTGGTGGTCGTGATGACCGGTCTGGTGGTCACCGCCATCCCGATCGCGACCAGGGCGGTCCAGCCCGCGGTCGGGCAGATCACCCGGGAGCTGGAGGAGGCGTCGCGGGTCAGCGGTGCCTCGCCACTGCGGATGTTCGCCGGGATCGTGCTGCCGCTGATCATGCCGAGCTTCCTGGCCGGCTGGTTCGTCGTCGCGATCGTGATCTCCGGGAACCTCGCGATCCCGATCCTGCTGTCCTCTGCGCAGAACCCGACGGTCCCGCTGCTGGTCTACGAGCTCTACACGCAGGGACAGGCGTCGCGGGCGGCGGCGCTGTTCACCATCGTGCTCGCCGCGCTGCTGGTCGGGCTGGTGGTGATGGGCGGCGGGGCGCGTCTGCTGCGTCGCCGGTTCGGCCCGGCGCCCACGGCGGCCACCGCACCTCCTGACGACCCCGCGCACCCACCGCCACCCGGCGGCGGGGCCCCGGACCCGCACGACGTCGCCGCCGGCATCCCCGGCACCACCCACACGGAAGGACCCCGGAGATGA
- a CDS encoding amidohydrolase family protein, with protein sequence MKIDVHGHLSAPESLYAYKAGLLAHRGAHGRGGAGVTDETLRAALTTPNKSFGNRSHLDHLDEAGVDVQLISPRPYQMMHSEQGRLVEWFTAETNDVIAATCRLEPDRFRGVAGLPQSPELDPARWAAELHRCVTELGFVGGMLNPDPHEGSAQPPALGDRYWYPVWEAACALDVPLLIHSAGCRPPARETYSLHFIQEETLAVIGLLNSAVFDDFPDLKIIVSHGGGAIPYQRGRFGPGALRKGTTFAEQLRKLHYDTCLYSRDSIELLLRAVGVDRCLFGTEKPGTGSMVDPETGRWIDDIHLLIDDIDWLGDGERKQLFESNARELFRI encoded by the coding sequence ATGAAGATCGACGTACACGGTCACCTCAGCGCACCCGAGTCCCTCTACGCCTACAAGGCAGGACTGCTCGCCCACCGCGGTGCGCACGGGCGCGGCGGCGCCGGGGTCACCGACGAGACCCTGCGCGCCGCGCTCACCACCCCGAACAAGAGTTTCGGGAACCGGTCCCACCTCGATCACCTCGACGAGGCGGGGGTGGACGTCCAGCTGATCTCGCCGCGGCCCTACCAGATGATGCACAGCGAGCAGGGCCGGCTCGTCGAGTGGTTCACCGCCGAGACCAACGATGTCATCGCGGCCACCTGCCGGCTGGAGCCGGACCGGTTCCGGGGTGTCGCCGGTCTCCCGCAGAGCCCGGAGCTGGACCCGGCCCGGTGGGCGGCCGAGCTGCACCGGTGCGTCACCGAGCTCGGATTCGTCGGCGGGATGCTCAATCCCGACCCGCACGAGGGCAGCGCACAGCCGCCTGCGCTGGGCGACCGCTACTGGTACCCGGTCTGGGAGGCGGCCTGCGCGCTCGACGTGCCGCTGCTCATCCACTCGGCGGGATGCCGTCCGCCCGCCAGGGAGACCTACTCCCTGCACTTCATCCAGGAGGAGACGCTCGCCGTCATCGGCCTGCTGAACTCGGCGGTGTTCGACGACTTCCCGGATCTCAAGATCATCGTGTCGCACGGCGGCGGCGCGATCCCGTACCAGCGCGGCCGCTTCGGGCCGGGCGCGCTGCGCAAGGGCACCACCTTCGCCGAGCAGCTCCGCAAGCTGCACTACGACACCTGCCTCTACAGCCGGGACTCCATCGAGCTGCTGCTGCGCGCCGTCGGGGTGGACCGCTGCCTGTTCGGCACCGAGAAGCCGGGCACCGGATCGATGGTCGATCCGGAGACGGGGCGCTGGATCGACGACATCCACCTGCTGATCGACGACATCGACTGGCTCGGCGACGGCGAGCGTAAACAGCTGTTCGAGTCGAACGCCCGCGAGCTGTTCCGCATCTGA
- a CDS encoding DODA-type extradiol aromatic ring-opening family dioxygenase, with the protein MARIALGIGTSHAPQLTLPPAGWGRRAVADRRNPTLVYQGEEHGFDDLVLLRDTSFAAELEPAHQAERHRRSRAAIDELGRFVRESGVDVLVIVSSDHKETFTDELLPQFAVYWGETVAHEPFDQDALDAMPPGLAEAEIANVPETSTVRRCHQELALHLIRETSAAGFDPGASGTLPAGRYGDHGIPHGWGFVLQQVLGGDADIPFVPVFVNTFWEPNPPGARRCHDFGIALGAAIRSFPPDIRVGLVASGGLSHFVVDEELDRRFLDALVTGDEDVLRELPAQVLRAGTSELRNWIVVAGATSGTGLRARVVDYQPCYRSEAGTGCGMGFVTWAEGAHT; encoded by the coding sequence ATGGCACGGATCGCACTGGGCATCGGCACCTCGCACGCACCCCAGCTGACCCTCCCGCCTGCCGGGTGGGGCCGCCGGGCGGTGGCCGATCGGCGCAACCCGACGCTGGTCTACCAGGGGGAGGAGCACGGGTTCGACGATCTCGTACTGCTGCGGGACACGTCGTTCGCCGCCGAACTGGAACCCGCCCACCAGGCCGAGCGGCACCGGCGCTCCCGGGCTGCGATCGACGAGCTCGGCCGGTTCGTGCGGGAATCCGGTGTCGACGTTCTGGTCATCGTCTCCAGCGACCACAAGGAGACCTTCACCGACGAGCTGCTGCCGCAGTTCGCCGTCTACTGGGGGGAGACCGTCGCACACGAACCGTTCGATCAGGACGCGCTCGACGCCATGCCTCCCGGCCTGGCCGAGGCCGAGATCGCGAACGTCCCGGAGACGAGCACGGTCCGGCGCTGCCACCAGGAGCTGGCGCTGCACCTGATCCGGGAGACCAGCGCCGCCGGGTTCGATCCCGGGGCGTCCGGGACGCTGCCCGCCGGCCGCTACGGCGACCACGGCATCCCGCACGGCTGGGGCTTCGTGCTGCAGCAGGTGCTCGGCGGGGACGCCGACATCCCGTTCGTGCCGGTGTTCGTCAACACCTTCTGGGAACCGAACCCGCCCGGTGCCCGGCGTTGCCACGACTTCGGCATCGCGCTCGGGGCGGCGATCCGGTCGTTTCCGCCGGACATCCGGGTCGGGCTGGTCGCCTCCGGCGGGCTGAGCCACTTCGTCGTCGACGAGGAACTCGACCGCCGCTTCCTGGACGCGCTGGTGACCGGCGACGAGGACGTGTTGCGGGAGCTGCCCGCGCAGGTGCTCCGGGCGGGCACCTCGGAGCTGCGGAACTGGATCGTCGTCGCCGGTGCGACCTCGGGGACCGGATTGCGGGCGCGGGTCGTCGACTATCAGCCCTGCTACCGCTCGGAGGCGGGCACCGGCTGCGGCATGGGCTTCGTGACCTGGGCGGAAGGAGCACACACATGA
- a CDS encoding acetate--CoA ligase family protein: protein MRELGPLLAPRSVAVIGASGTLDSLPGRPVRNLLAAGTGIEVFPVNPRRNGIGGLRCYPDVAELPVAPDVALILTPAAAVPAAVEAAGRRGTGAAVVISAGFAETGEDGARRQRELADTARAHGMLLLGPNTIGLHDYRRGLPLSFVWTGRTPERTTGAVAVVTQSGSGMASLCDRLLDHDLPLGHGVATGNEADVSVTDLIEHFAEQDDVRVVVTVFEQIRDGERFLAACRRLHALGKPLVALKLGRTASGSSVARSHTGALAGSYPVLRAVLRQHGVLEVDDLEDIGPTVTAALAGRFPAGRRFAVVTSSGGAAVIAADRADELGMELPPFSPAARERIRPYLPDLAAVHNPLDLTAQAMRHRFALADVLAVAQDGDDVDAVLVGTPSGAGDYGLALADRLAEVAAAGDKPVLSFILGGEEGAPQRRRQRDGGLPVFRSPGEAVATLERLSRFRRARPRNLPEPAGAAAHDLPSGAPSEHATLSWLQRCGIATVEQRLARTAEEAIQHAGALDRPVALKISSPDIAHKTEIGGVALDLRDADGVRAAFDAVTGAAARAMPSARLDGVTVSPMVDPVLELIVGVHRDPDLGPVLALGLGGTWTEILHDVALRAVPLDPADVPEMIDELRAAAVLRGARGRPPVDPAALTTLVVTVSRIAWDCGDALTGLDLNPVAITADGAPVVLDALLQLTATGAVSPVVGS from the coding sequence ATGCGTGAGCTGGGCCCGCTGCTGGCACCACGCAGCGTCGCGGTGATCGGCGCGTCCGGCACGCTCGACTCACTGCCCGGCCGGCCGGTACGCAATCTGCTCGCCGCCGGCACCGGGATCGAGGTGTTCCCGGTCAATCCCCGGCGGAACGGGATCGGCGGGCTGCGCTGCTACCCGGACGTGGCCGAGCTGCCGGTCGCGCCGGACGTCGCGCTGATCCTGACCCCCGCGGCGGCCGTCCCGGCCGCCGTCGAGGCCGCCGGGCGGCGGGGTACCGGGGCGGCCGTGGTCATCAGCGCCGGTTTCGCCGAGACCGGCGAGGACGGCGCCCGGCGACAGCGGGAGCTCGCCGACACCGCCCGCGCGCACGGCATGCTGCTGCTCGGGCCCAACACGATCGGCCTGCACGACTACCGGCGCGGGCTGCCGCTCAGCTTCGTCTGGACCGGGCGCACGCCGGAGCGGACCACCGGTGCGGTCGCGGTGGTCACCCAGAGCGGATCCGGGATGGCATCGCTCTGTGACCGGCTGCTCGATCACGATCTGCCGCTCGGTCACGGCGTCGCGACCGGCAACGAGGCGGACGTCTCGGTCACCGACCTGATCGAGCACTTCGCCGAGCAGGACGACGTCCGGGTGGTCGTCACGGTGTTCGAGCAGATCCGGGACGGCGAGCGGTTCCTCGCCGCCTGCCGGCGGCTGCACGCGCTCGGCAAGCCGCTGGTCGCACTCAAGCTGGGCCGCACCGCGTCCGGGAGCTCGGTCGCGCGGTCGCACACCGGCGCGCTCGCCGGCTCCTACCCGGTGTTGCGGGCCGTGCTGCGCCAGCACGGTGTGCTGGAGGTCGACGACCTGGAGGACATCGGCCCGACCGTCACCGCGGCCCTGGCCGGCCGGTTCCCGGCGGGACGCCGGTTCGCGGTCGTCACCAGCTCCGGCGGCGCGGCGGTGATCGCCGCCGACCGCGCCGACGAGCTCGGTATGGAACTCCCCCCGTTCAGCCCCGCAGCCCGGGAACGGATCCGGCCCTACCTGCCCGACCTGGCCGCGGTGCACAACCCGCTCGATCTCACCGCCCAGGCGATGCGTCACCGGTTCGCGCTCGCCGATGTCCTCGCCGTGGCCCAGGACGGTGACGACGTCGACGCGGTACTCGTCGGGACCCCGAGCGGTGCGGGCGACTACGGACTCGCGCTGGCCGACCGCCTCGCCGAGGTGGCAGCCGCGGGGGACAAACCGGTCCTGTCGTTCATCCTCGGCGGCGAGGAGGGGGCGCCCCAGCGTCGGCGGCAGCGCGACGGCGGGCTGCCGGTGTTCCGGTCGCCGGGCGAGGCGGTGGCGACCCTGGAGCGGTTGTCCCGCTTCCGCCGGGCCCGGCCCCGGAACCTGCCGGAACCGGCCGGCGCGGCGGCACACGACCTCCCGAGCGGCGCACCGTCCGAGCACGCGACGCTGAGCTGGTTGCAGCGGTGCGGGATCGCCACGGTGGAGCAGCGACTCGCCCGTACCGCCGAGGAAGCGATCCAGCACGCCGGCGCGCTCGATCGCCCGGTCGCGCTCAAGATCAGCTCACCGGACATCGCCCACAAGACCGAGATCGGCGGGGTCGCGCTCGACCTGCGCGACGCCGACGGGGTCCGCGCCGCGTTCGACGCGGTGACCGGTGCCGCGGCCCGGGCGATGCCCTCGGCCCGGCTGGACGGGGTCACCGTGTCACCGATGGTCGATCCCGTGCTGGAGCTGATCGTCGGGGTGCACCGCGATCCGGACCTCGGCCCGGTGCTGGCACTCGGGCTGGGCGGGACGTGGACCGAGATCCTGCACGACGTCGCGCTGCGCGCGGTGCCCCTCGATCCGGCCGACGTCCCCGAGATGATCGACGAGCTCCGCGCGGCCGCGGTGCTGCGCGGAGCCCGCGGCCGTCCCCCGGTCGACCCGGCCGCACTCACCACACTCGTCGTCACCGTGTCCCGGATCGCCTGGGACTGCGGGGACGCGCTCACCGGGCTGGACCTCAATCCGGTCGCGATCACCGCCGACGGAGCACCGGTCGTCCTGGACGCGCTGCTGCAGCTCACCGCGACCGGCGCCGTCAGCCCCGTCGTCGGGAGCTGA
- a CDS encoding p-hydroxycinnamoyl CoA hydratase/lyase, whose protein sequence is MTSYKCIRIDVDDRVATVTLDRPEKRNAMSPRLNQEMVSALDGIRRDPDIDVLVLTGAGEAFTAGMDLKEYFRETQHDPIAFEAARDTAWQWQYKLLRYLPQVTIAAVNGWCFGGGFQPLVSCDLAIAADEARFGLSEVNWGIIPAGLVTKDVALAMGYRHAMHYILTGETFDGRRAAEIGLVTSSVPRAELDAAVAELVGRLRGLNPHVLRSAKEVYRHSLTMDYEQAWDYIGAKAVQLRTRDPENGRSRGMSQFLDEKSFRPGLGAYARPGPASDA, encoded by the coding sequence ATGACGAGCTACAAGTGCATCAGGATCGACGTCGACGACCGGGTGGCGACGGTGACGCTCGACCGCCCCGAGAAGCGGAACGCGATGAGCCCCCGGCTCAACCAGGAGATGGTGTCCGCGCTCGACGGCATCCGGCGCGATCCCGACATCGACGTACTCGTGCTGACCGGCGCCGGAGAGGCCTTCACCGCGGGGATGGACCTCAAGGAGTACTTCCGGGAGACCCAGCACGACCCGATCGCGTTCGAGGCCGCCCGGGACACCGCCTGGCAGTGGCAGTACAAGCTGCTGCGCTACCTGCCGCAGGTGACGATCGCCGCGGTCAACGGGTGGTGCTTCGGCGGCGGGTTCCAGCCACTCGTCTCCTGTGACCTCGCGATCGCCGCCGACGAGGCACGGTTCGGGCTGTCCGAGGTCAACTGGGGCATCATTCCGGCCGGGCTGGTCACCAAAGACGTCGCGCTCGCGATGGGCTACCGGCACGCGATGCACTACATCCTCACCGGCGAGACGTTCGACGGGCGCCGGGCCGCCGAGATCGGCCTGGTCACCAGCTCGGTGCCGCGGGCCGAGCTGGACGCTGCCGTCGCCGAGCTGGTCGGTCGCCTGCGCGGGCTCAATCCGCACGTCCTGCGGTCGGCGAAGGAGGTCTACCGGCACTCGCTGACCATGGACTACGAGCAGGCGTGGGACTACATCGGCGCGAAGGCCGTGCAGCTCCGCACCCGGGACCCGGAGAACGGCCGGTCGCGCGGGATGAGCCAGTTCCTCGACGAGAAGTCGTTCCGCCCGGGTCTGGGTGCCTACGCCCGGCCGGGGCCGGCGTCCGATGCGTGA
- a CDS encoding CoA-binding protein translates to MTSETTWENPPAVRRQQILRETRSVAIVGASANPSRASNFVATYLLASTGYEVYFVNPNATEILGRPVHRSLAELPVVPDLVDVFRKPAELAGVLDEVLSLDPLPRTFWLQFGLFDTDLAGRAEEAGLEVVMDRCLKVEHARFAGGLHLAGFNTGVISSRRRG, encoded by the coding sequence GTGACCTCGGAGACGACCTGGGAGAACCCGCCCGCCGTCCGGCGGCAGCAGATCCTGCGCGAGACCCGCAGCGTCGCGATCGTCGGTGCCTCGGCGAACCCGTCGCGGGCCAGCAACTTCGTCGCCACCTACCTGCTCGCCTCCACCGGGTACGAGGTGTACTTCGTCAACCCGAACGCGACCGAGATCCTCGGCAGGCCGGTGCACCGGTCGCTGGCCGAGCTGCCGGTCGTGCCGGACCTCGTCGACGTGTTCCGCAAGCCCGCCGAGCTGGCGGGCGTGCTCGACGAGGTGCTGTCCCTGGATCCGCTGCCGCGCACCTTCTGGCTGCAGTTCGGGCTGTTCGACACCGACCTGGCAGGCCGGGCGGAGGAGGCCGGCCTGGAAGTGGTGATGGACCGCTGCCTCAAGGTCGAGCACGCCCGGTTCGCCGGTGGGCTGCACCTGGCCGGGTTCAACACCGGGGTGATCAGCTCCCGACGACGGGGCTGA
- a CDS encoding ABC transporter substrate-binding protein, whose translation MTTLTRRRQLSLGALVCAAVLTLAACGGGATDPASGDAAVGAAGEGTVDAAAAEALGGEEAVAEMQALYAAATESGRTSVTIYGPGERDKEPLYAMFAQRFPGIDVTGVYLLGPEFDGRIQAEFASGQHVADMVQAGDTSVTAHIDQGRYAEFRPVTAEELDPGFSDEGGHAAAASGSAFGIAYNTNLLPAEQAPKGWNDLLDPAYTGMMTSDETTKFGGAFGTLSHLIWDERYDDAFLEGLAGQQIAPQASAPVAGNAVAAGQHAINPFYPYSFFLRDSEQGAPVEFVFPTEGGVHISPHYLALIEGAPNPDAAKLLITWLFTPEAQQAAGEVGYFPLMPGSSAPGGYPSVDELDLLKHFPLADVGDITSSNLARVQAAWGAAG comes from the coding sequence ATGACCACGCTGACGAGGAGAAGGCAGCTGTCGCTCGGCGCGCTCGTGTGCGCCGCAGTTCTCACACTGGCCGCCTGCGGCGGGGGAGCGACCGATCCCGCCTCCGGCGACGCCGCGGTCGGCGCGGCCGGCGAGGGGACCGTCGACGCCGCTGCCGCCGAGGCGCTCGGTGGCGAGGAAGCGGTGGCCGAGATGCAGGCGCTGTATGCGGCCGCGACCGAGTCCGGGCGCACGTCGGTCACGATCTACGGGCCGGGGGAGCGGGACAAGGAGCCGCTCTACGCGATGTTCGCGCAGCGGTTCCCCGGTATCGACGTGACCGGGGTGTATCTGCTCGGGCCGGAGTTCGACGGGCGTATCCAGGCCGAGTTCGCGAGCGGCCAGCATGTGGCGGACATGGTGCAGGCCGGGGACACCTCGGTGACCGCGCACATCGACCAGGGCCGCTACGCCGAGTTCCGCCCGGTGACGGCCGAGGAGCTCGACCCGGGATTCTCCGACGAGGGCGGCCACGCGGCCGCGGCATCCGGCAGCGCGTTCGGCATCGCCTACAACACGAACCTGCTTCCCGCCGAGCAGGCCCCGAAGGGCTGGAACGACCTGCTCGATCCCGCCTACACCGGGATGATGACCTCCGACGAGACCACCAAGTTCGGTGGCGCGTTCGGGACGCTGAGCCATCTCATCTGGGACGAACGCTACGACGACGCCTTCCTGGAGGGGCTCGCCGGCCAGCAGATCGCACCCCAGGCGAGCGCTCCGGTGGCGGGCAACGCGGTCGCCGCCGGGCAGCACGCGATCAATCCGTTCTATCCCTACAGCTTCTTTCTGCGCGACTCCGAGCAGGGCGCGCCGGTGGAGTTCGTCTTCCCGACCGAGGGCGGCGTGCACATCTCCCCGCACTACCTCGCGCTGATCGAGGGGGCGCCCAATCCCGATGCGGCGAAGCTGCTGATCACCTGGCTGTTCACCCCGGAGGCACAGCAGGCGGCCGGCGAGGTCGGCTACTTCCCGCTGATGCCCGGCAGCTCGGCTCCCGGCGGCTACCCCTCGGTCGACGAGCTGGACCTGCTCAAGCACTTCCCGCTCGCCGACGTCGGTGACATCACCTCGTCGAACCTCGCCCGGGTCCAGGCGGCCTGGGGAGCGGCCGGCTGA
- a CDS encoding ABC transporter ATP-binding protein, producing MSSVRISGLVKEFDGAKAVEHLDLDIAAGEFVTLLGPSGCGKTTTLRCLAGLEVPTRGEITIAGRAVYSEQESTFVPPDKRDIGMVFQSYGLWPHMTVGGNVGYPLKLAKVPRAQARTQVLEMLERVGLSDRADQMATSLSGGQQQRVALARAMVRRPTLMLFDEPLSNLDAKLRLSMRTQLRELHESMRTTSVYVTHDQEEAIALADRVVVMNKGLIEQVGSPRELYTRPVSAFVADFMGFQNILTGSVGDSVAGGYTVVVAGTTATVRVAGEPPGPPGTGVVVAFRAAHVRVERPGPDAARRLPGRVRSCTYLGSCLRVLVDLGGVPVRAQVDESDTGRFGPDDLAPGREVHLAVPPERVVPLPAETFGTGAGQYRPSQVIAG from the coding sequence ATGAGCAGCGTCAGGATCAGCGGGCTGGTGAAGGAGTTCGACGGGGCGAAGGCCGTGGAACACCTGGACCTGGACATCGCCGCGGGCGAGTTCGTCACGCTGCTCGGCCCGTCCGGGTGCGGCAAGACGACGACCCTGCGGTGCCTGGCCGGGCTGGAGGTACCGACCCGCGGTGAGATCACCATCGCGGGGCGGGCCGTCTACTCCGAGCAGGAGTCGACGTTCGTCCCGCCGGACAAGCGCGACATCGGGATGGTCTTCCAGAGCTACGGGCTGTGGCCGCACATGACGGTCGGCGGCAACGTCGGCTACCCGCTCAAGCTGGCCAAGGTGCCGCGGGCGCAGGCCAGGACCCAGGTGCTGGAGATGCTCGAACGGGTCGGCCTGTCCGACCGGGCCGACCAGATGGCGACGTCGCTGTCCGGTGGGCAGCAGCAGCGGGTCGCGCTGGCCAGGGCGATGGTCCGGCGGCCCACCCTGATGCTGTTCGACGAGCCCCTGTCCAACCTGGACGCCAAGCTCCGACTGTCCATGCGGACCCAGCTGCGTGAGCTGCACGAGTCGATGCGCACCACCTCGGTGTACGTGACCCACGACCAGGAGGAGGCCATCGCGCTCGCCGATCGCGTGGTCGTCATGAACAAGGGCCTCATCGAGCAGGTCGGCTCCCCGCGGGAGCTCTACACCAGGCCGGTCAGCGCGTTCGTCGCCGACTTCATGGGGTTCCAGAACATCCTGACCGGCTCGGTCGGGGACTCCGTCGCCGGTGGCTACACGGTCGTCGTCGCCGGGACGACGGCGACGGTGCGGGTCGCGGGCGAGCCACCGGGGCCGCCCGGGACCGGGGTGGTGGTGGCCTTCCGCGCCGCACACGTCCGGGTCGAGCGGCCGGGACCCGACGCCGCCCGGCGGCTGCCGGGCCGGGTCCGGTCCTGCACCTACCTCGGCAGCTGCCTGCGGGTGCTGGTCGATCTCGGCGGGGTACCGGTGCGCGCCCAGGTCGACGAGAGCGACACCGGCCGGTTCGGCCCGGACGACCTGGCACCGGGCCGCGAGGTGCACCTCGCGGTTCCGCCCGAGCGGGTCGTCCCACTACCCGCCGAGACCTTCGGCACCGGTGCCGGCCAGTACCGGCCCAGCCAGGTGATCGCCGGATGA